A genomic segment from Luteolibacter arcticus encodes:
- a CDS encoding HD domain-containing protein yields the protein MKMNDGSNRSGAASEGFTVWQRAANLAAEFHEGSCCPGTETPYIIHPCRVALLVSSVFGCDDPEVLAAALLHDVLEKTRCDRPTLAVAMGSTISEWVEWLSKDPQGSKERYWERLHVAPWQVRMIKMADALDHLNGPAEYLADRLKAARKAVALGDSSSPEPLLQRAREVLGREIERLEIG from the coding sequence ATGAAGATGAATGACGGATCTAACAGGTCAGGGGCGGCGAGCGAGGGTTTCACGGTCTGGCAACGGGCGGCGAACCTGGCGGCGGAGTTTCATGAGGGGTCGTGCTGTCCGGGCACGGAGACGCCTTACATCATTCATCCGTGCCGGGTGGCGCTGCTGGTGAGCAGTGTCTTCGGATGCGATGATCCGGAGGTGCTGGCGGCGGCGTTGTTGCACGATGTGCTGGAGAAGACGCGGTGCGATCGGCCGACGCTGGCGGTGGCGATGGGGAGCACGATCTCGGAATGGGTGGAGTGGCTTTCGAAGGATCCGCAGGGGAGCAAGGAGCGCTATTGGGAGCGCCTGCACGTGGCGCCATGGCAGGTGCGGATGATCAAGATGGCGGACGCGCTGGATCACCTGAATGGGCCGGCCGAGTATCTCGCGGACCGGCTGAAGGCGGCGCGGAAGGCGGTGGCGCTGGGGGATTCGAGTTCGCCGGAGCCGTTGTTGCAGCGGGCGAGGGAGGTGTTGGGGAGGGAAATTGAGAGGTTGGAGATTGGGTGA